One genomic segment of Streptomyces sp. TLI_146 includes these proteins:
- a CDS encoding class I SAM-dependent methyltransferase, giving the protein MNPTSTTPPTPAPPAHGRSSQYDAFHAARARTNLVASLYAQAMGEDYPAEVAASSSCDWPLLGLLTARLRLRPGQLLVDAGCGAGGIGLWLARALAARLAGFDLSPVATAQATARRAHFLGPSADRAVFQVGELENTGLPNGAAHGIVCVDALGGAADRGAALRELGRVLPPGGRLVVTRALRRGAEPGWHEQVEAAGLTQEHLDERPGEPAMWERLYHLWIARAAQLRRELGEAPAENMLSEAHRMLPKLRGRRAVLLTLRRPPDAPAGAGPAGRMAAPGRHPGDRPASGKETPQ; this is encoded by the coding sequence ATGAACCCCACATCCACCACGCCCCCGACTCCGGCGCCGCCCGCGCACGGGCGCTCGTCCCAGTACGACGCCTTCCACGCCGCACGTGCCCGCACCAACCTGGTCGCCAGCCTGTACGCCCAGGCGATGGGCGAGGACTACCCGGCCGAGGTCGCCGCCTCCAGCTCCTGCGACTGGCCCCTGCTCGGGCTGCTGACCGCACGGCTGCGACTGCGTCCCGGCCAGCTCCTCGTGGACGCCGGATGCGGCGCCGGTGGCATCGGCCTGTGGCTGGCCCGCGCCCTCGCCGCCCGCCTGGCCGGGTTCGACCTCTCACCCGTAGCCACCGCCCAGGCCACCGCCCGCCGCGCCCACTTCCTCGGCCCCAGCGCCGACCGCGCCGTCTTCCAGGTCGGGGAGCTGGAGAACACCGGCCTGCCTAACGGAGCCGCCCACGGCATCGTGTGCGTGGACGCCCTGGGCGGTGCGGCCGACCGAGGAGCGGCGCTGCGCGAGCTCGGCCGCGTCCTGCCCCCCGGCGGCAGGCTGGTCGTCACCCGCGCACTGCGCCGTGGCGCGGAACCGGGGTGGCATGAGCAGGTCGAAGCCGCCGGCCTGACGCAGGAGCACCTGGACGAGCGGCCCGGCGAGCCCGCGATGTGGGAGCGGCTCTACCACCTGTGGATCGCCCGCGCCGCCCAGCTGCGGCGCGAGCTGGGCGAGGCACCGGCAGAGAATATGCTCAGCGAGGCACACCGGATGCTCCCCAAGCTCCGCGGCAGGCGAGCCGTCCTGCTGACCCTGCGGCGCCCCCCGGACGCCCCTGCCGGAGCGGGTCCGGCCGGTAGGATGGCCGCGCCCGGCCGCCATCCCGGCGACAGGCCCGCGTCCGGCAAGGAGACCCCGCAGTGA
- a CDS encoding NAD(P)H-dependent glycerol-3-phosphate dehydrogenase: MNQHHARTAVFSAGSWGTAMGKIMADAGTSVIMHARRGEIADAINTQHANPGYFPDVELPHSVTATTDPAAALDGADFLVLSIPAQSLRASLASWASHIGPDTVIVSLMKGIEIGSGLRASQVITEVTGLPAERVAVLSGPNLAREIMDGQPAAATVACPDEAAAHRVQRACHTSYFRPYTSTDVTGCELGGAVKNVIALAVGIASGMGMGHNSQAMLITRGLAETTRLATAMGAHPATLAGLAGLGDLVATCSSPLSRNRTFGTHLGNGLTVAEATAATRQTTEGVKSAEAILALAGDHDVEMPITEVVFDLLHEKVTLDQAAAALMQRPPKPER, translated from the coding sequence GTGAACCAGCACCACGCCCGTACGGCGGTGTTCTCGGCTGGTTCCTGGGGTACCGCCATGGGCAAGATCATGGCCGACGCGGGCACCAGCGTGATCATGCACGCGCGCCGGGGCGAGATCGCGGACGCGATCAACACCCAGCACGCTAACCCCGGGTACTTCCCGGACGTCGAGCTGCCCCACAGTGTGACGGCCACCACCGATCCGGCTGCCGCGCTGGACGGCGCGGACTTCCTCGTGCTGTCCATCCCCGCGCAGTCCCTGCGCGCGAGCCTCGCCTCCTGGGCCTCGCACATCGGTCCGGACACTGTGATCGTGTCGCTGATGAAGGGCATCGAGATCGGCTCCGGCCTGCGGGCGAGCCAGGTCATCACCGAGGTGACCGGCCTGCCCGCCGAGCGGGTCGCCGTGCTGTCCGGCCCGAACCTGGCCCGCGAGATCATGGACGGCCAGCCCGCTGCCGCCACCGTCGCCTGCCCCGACGAGGCCGCCGCCCACCGCGTCCAGCGCGCGTGCCACACCTCTTACTTCCGGCCCTACACGTCCACCGACGTGACCGGCTGCGAGCTCGGCGGCGCGGTGAAGAACGTCATCGCCCTCGCGGTCGGCATCGCCTCCGGCATGGGCATGGGACACAACTCCCAGGCCATGCTCATCACTCGGGGACTTGCGGAGACCACCCGGCTGGCCACCGCGATGGGCGCCCACCCGGCCACCCTCGCCGGACTCGCCGGCCTGGGCGACCTGGTCGCCACCTGCTCCTCCCCGCTCTCCCGCAACCGCACCTTCGGCACCCACCTCGGCAACGGCCTGACCGTGGCCGAAGCGACCGCCGCGACCCGCCAGACGACCGAGGGCGTCAAGAGCGCCGAGGCGATCCTCGCTCTGGCCGGCGATCACGACGTGGAGATGCCGATCACGGAAGTCGTCTTCGACCTGCTGCACGAGAAAGTCACGCTCGACCAGGCCGCGGCCGCGCTGATGCAGCGGCCCCCCAAGCCCGAGCGCTGA
- a CDS encoding ATP/GTP-binding protein, protein MGDNVDGHQADRSRAGLLAGPLAAVTGALVLASASVAHADHDPDVQAGTCQSVKFCVGVGVGGESEGATGQAGGSSGSSASRLKCQYTKVEPEPPAAHPAWEGKDPATFDMYFRSCSDGGLDNPDGFIVVPRGQPPVPQVDARELAQRAVDSMTLLGPDIASPRAAGRYTVGVPMWMWVQQSATTYGPNSASASAGGVTVTATAKVSKIVWAMGDGAIVTCTGPGTPYTSSGAMAVSPTCGHLYTTTSADARSGRFAVTATSTWAIAWQGGGQAGQLTAVRRSAVPVAVGEVQVVR, encoded by the coding sequence GTGGGGGACAATGTGGATGGTCACCAAGCTGACCGCTCAAGAGCAGGCCTGCTAGCCGGTCCTCTCGCCGCCGTCACCGGCGCGCTCGTCCTGGCTTCGGCTTCCGTCGCGCACGCCGACCACGATCCGGATGTGCAGGCCGGGACCTGCCAGTCCGTCAAGTTCTGTGTCGGTGTGGGCGTCGGTGGCGAGAGCGAGGGCGCTACGGGGCAGGCGGGTGGGTCGAGCGGCAGCAGTGCCAGCAGGCTGAAGTGCCAGTACACCAAGGTCGAGCCGGAGCCTCCTGCTGCGCATCCTGCCTGGGAGGGCAAGGACCCCGCGACGTTCGACATGTACTTCAGGTCGTGCTCGGACGGTGGCCTGGACAACCCCGACGGTTTCATCGTCGTGCCGCGAGGGCAGCCACCTGTACCGCAGGTCGATGCGCGGGAGCTGGCTCAGCGCGCGGTTGACTCTATGACGCTGCTGGGCCCGGACATTGCCAGCCCGAGGGCGGCCGGACGCTACACCGTGGGTGTCCCGATGTGGATGTGGGTCCAGCAGAGCGCCACCACTTACGGACCGAATTCGGCGTCGGCGTCGGCGGGCGGGGTCACCGTCACCGCGACCGCGAAGGTGTCGAAGATCGTGTGGGCGATGGGCGACGGCGCCATCGTGACCTGTACCGGGCCCGGCACCCCCTACACGTCCTCCGGTGCCATGGCGGTCTCTCCGACGTGCGGGCACCTCTACACCACCACGTCGGCTGATGCCCGCAGCGGCAGGTTCGCGGTGACCGCGACATCGACATGGGCGATCGCCTGGCAGGGCGGCGGACAGGCCGGCCAGCTCACGGCAGTGCGCCGCAGCGCCGTGCCCGTCGCGGTCGGGGAAGTCCAAGTCGTCCGATAA
- a CDS encoding SAF domain-containing protein — MSKTQQHPGTASANGTPQQQHVAGPVAPPRVSARRRRPGVIALSLALIAAGGAGVAVLLLQAGHRTQVVTVVRDVQVGQVLSEHDLGRASLALDPAVKAVRADNLASVVGQRAAVELRAGSLLAPTQVTKDLLVKPGEQLVPIGLEPKQVPATGLVAGQRVQLVHVPAPSTADAGKAPEASPKTLVGRVVKASHPAPGTGIVVVDVATAASDGPTAAAWEAAGTLRLVLAASEGR, encoded by the coding sequence GTGAGCAAGACGCAACAACACCCCGGCACGGCCAGCGCGAACGGTACCCCCCAGCAGCAACACGTGGCCGGTCCGGTGGCTCCGCCCCGGGTCTCGGCACGCAGGCGGCGCCCCGGCGTCATCGCCCTGTCACTGGCGCTGATCGCCGCCGGAGGCGCCGGAGTTGCCGTCCTGCTGCTCCAGGCCGGCCACCGCACGCAGGTGGTGACCGTGGTCCGCGACGTCCAGGTCGGCCAGGTCCTGAGCGAGCACGACCTGGGCAGGGCGTCGCTCGCCCTGGACCCGGCCGTCAAGGCGGTGCGCGCCGACAACCTGGCGTCGGTGGTGGGCCAGCGGGCCGCCGTGGAGCTGAGGGCCGGCTCGCTGCTCGCCCCCACGCAGGTGACGAAGGACCTGCTGGTGAAACCCGGCGAGCAGCTGGTGCCAATCGGTTTGGAGCCCAAGCAGGTCCCCGCCACGGGGTTGGTGGCGGGCCAGAGGGTGCAGCTGGTGCACGTCCCGGCCCCGAGCACTGCCGATGCGGGCAAGGCGCCGGAGGCCTCGCCGAAGACCCTTGTGGGCCGGGTCGTGAAAGCCTCGCATCCGGCACCTGGCACGGGGATCGTGGTCGTGGACGTGGCCACCGCCGCGAGCGACGGCCCCACGGCCGCCGCGTGGGAGGCGGCCGGCACGCTGCGCCTGGTGTTGGCCGCTTCGGAGGGTCGGTGA